TGAATGGTGCAATCTTTGGTATTTATAAGAATCTGGATAAAAATATGAAACTTGGAGGGGGATATAACTTCTCTGGATTCAAGGATTCATTAGGAGAGGAGGACTATAAAACCTCAGGTTGGTTTTTAAATATAATAGGAAGTATGTAGAATTAAAAAAAAAGAAAATAAAAAGAGAGACTTTGGGAGGATAGTCTCTCTTTTTATTTGTAATTTTTGATAAAGCTATTTTTTAGTATTTATCTTTGAGTAGATAAATAAAACAACCAAAGCACCTGCAGCAGCAGTAAAAATGCTACCAAAGTTTAATCCTTGAACAGAACCTATTCCAATAAGTTTACCAAGATAACCACCAACAAAGGCACCAACAATTCCTAAAACCATAGTCGCTAAAATTCCGCCACCTTGTTCTCCGGGCATTATCCATTTAGCAAGAGCACCAGCAAGAATTCCAAGGATAATCCATGTAAAAATTCCCATAAGTCTCATCTCCTATAAAAAATAATTCATTCTGCTCTAATATTCTAAAAAAATTTCTCATTTCCTTTTTTCCTTTTTAATAGTAAGAGATTACCACAGAAATGGTATTTTCTAAAAAACTATTCAAAAAAATTTGACTTTTTATTCAGTCGTGTAGTATATAGAGATATTAAGGAAAGGCTTCGAAAAAAATATGTTTTAATCACTTTTGGAATTGTTTTAGACTAAAGGAGGGATTTTTTTATGAAGAAATTAAAGACGTTTGAATTTATGGAAGAGTTTGATCATGAGCAGGTAGTATATTTCTACGATAAAAATACAGGCTTAAAAGGTATAACTGCTATTCATAACACGGATTTAGGACCAGCTTTAGGGGGTACAAGACTTTGGAACTATAAAACAGAGGAGGAGGCTCTGTTAGATGTTATCAGATTATCTAGGGGAATGACATATAAGGCAGCTGTTGCTGGGCTGAACTTAGGTGGAGGAAAAACAGTTTTAATAGGAGATCCAAAAAAAGTAAAAAGTGAAGCATATTTTAGAGAGTTAGGAAGATTTGTTCAAAGTTTAAATGGAAGATATATAACAGCTGAGGATGTAAATACGAGTACATCGGATATGGGATTTGTGGCTATGGAGACCGATCATGTTGTTGGGTTACATGGAAAAAGTGGAAATCCATCACCGTTCACAGCTCTGGGGGCATTATATTCAATAAGAGCAGCTTTAAAAGTGAAATTTGGAGATCCAACTATAGC
This genomic window from Cetobacterium sp. ZOR0034 contains:
- a CDS encoding GlsB/YeaQ/YmgE family stress response membrane protein, producing MGIFTWIILGILAGALAKWIMPGEQGGGILATMVLGIVGAFVGGYLGKLIGIGSVQGLNFGSIFTAAAGALVVLFIYSKINTKK